From Patescibacteria group bacterium, a single genomic window includes:
- the rplC gene encoding 50S ribosomal protein L3, producing the protein MKFILGKKLAMTHIFNKDNEIIPVTKIQSGPCLVVQVKSKDNDGYNAIQVGFETRKKINKASQGHVQGLLKKNENTFKYLREFRINDSKLKKGDIINVDIFKVGDMVKILGKTKGRGFQGVVKRHGFHGSPASHGHKDQLRMPGSIGATGPARVFKGKKMPGRMGNNFKTVYDLKIVKIFPKENIILVKGSIPGARNSLLKIVEA; encoded by the coding sequence ATGAAATTTATTCTTGGAAAAAAATTAGCCATGACTCATATCTTTAATAAAGATAATGAAATTATTCCAGTGACGAAGATTCAATCTGGGCCATGTTTGGTTGTTCAGGTTAAATCAAAAGACAATGATGGATATAATGCAATTCAAGTTGGATTTGAAACAAGAAAAAAAATAAACAAAGCCAGTCAAGGGCATGTTCAGGGACTTTTAAAAAAAAATGAAAATACATTTAAGTATTTAAGGGAGTTTAGAATAAATGATAGTAAATTAAAAAAAGGAGATATAATAAATGTAGATATTTTTAAGGTTGGAGACATGGTTAAGATTTTAGGAAAGACAAAAGGCAGAGGATTTCAAGGGGTTGTTAAAAGACATGGATTTCATGGCTCTCCAGCTAGTCATGGACATAAAGATCAGTTAAGAATGCCTGGATCAATTGGAGCTACTGGTCCGGCTAGAGTTTTTAAAGGAAAAAAAATGCCTGGCAGAATGGGAAATAATTTTAAAACAGTTTATGATTTAAAGATCGTTAAAATTTTTCCAAAAGAAAATATTATTCTTGTTAAAGGGTCTATTCCTGGGGCTAGAAATTCATTATTAAAAATTGTTGAAGCTTAA